A region of the Gemmatimonadota bacterium genome:
CTTTATTTATTATATAGACCTTATGAAACCTTTGTTCTTGACAAATTTCCGTATTCAATAGCATATTATCCTCAAAATTTCTGATTGTAACGTGGGGAAGCACAAACAGTGGCACTTCAAAATAAGCAAAATGGGGAAAAAATCAAAAAGAGTTGCGTCGTCTTCGACGCGAGAACAAGCAGTTGCACATTGAGCGCGAGATACTGTCAAAACATAATGCCGTAGTGATTCTGTACGGTAGCAGCGGCCTAGTATATCGCGGCAAAAGAGACTACCCATATCAATCTTACTTGAGATTGTCATTTCGGCACGGTTTTAGCCGCAATCCAGAAGGTTTTGCTGTTCCTGTCTATATGGGGCATGACTTACGCCACGATGCACTAGGCTGCATTCCAATTTGGCTTACCAACCGTCTCCGACGCTTATATTTACCAGGCCTTCGACAAAGTCATCCACGACGTCCTCAACGAACCCCTCGACGGCATCGTAACCTTCAGAAACTCTGTCTCCATACCAATCAGCTGCTTCAACCGCTTGTTGAGGATTTGTCACTACTACAGCAACTACTCCACCGATTGCTCCAGCGGCTGCTCCTACCGCGATTGCGACAACGATAGGAGGTACTCCTCCTGATACCTCAGTCATGGTCTGTCTATCCAAATCTTCATGGTTGATAGATAGAGCCGGACATGCAGCAAAAGCTTGACTGGGATTGGTCGTCATTCGATTTACCAACGTTTGAGTCATGATATTCTCCTAAAACAAATGAAGCAGAATTTATAACAAAAATTTCCACCTAAACTGGTCAATATATTCACTTTGCCAAATACTTACCGGATTCTGAACTATATTGGTCAGGGGAAAGGGTTAAAGATATCGTCCAAAATATCGTCCAAAATATCGTCCAGCGTCGGGTCAAAATCCTCACTGGTATCATCCTCAGGGACCGGGAAACATCCATCGGCACCAGAGATCCGAGCAATTTCAAGCCTATCCAAATCACTCGTTTTAATCGGCAGATGGGTCACACCTGCGCCCAATTGCTCGGGATTTGATACAATTCGTCTCGTCATTACTTTCACCTCCTTTCTTCACTGCCTTAGCGCAAATCGCTGAAATGTCGGATTTTACGAAGCGTTTAAGCATTTTATGGGACGTGACGTAATACTACCAGGAAGCCCACCATTCACTCACCGTATCGTAGATATCATCCACTGTATCTTCGATATAATCAATAATATCTTCAAGGAGCTCCGCTGGATCTCCTTCTGGCAAAATGCATCCCCCTGATGTATTCGCCATTTCGCTACGCATCAGTTCCATCTCTCGACCAGGAAGTTGAACACAGGTCACAGAATCTTGTGCTGGCATTGACGTAATGCGTTCTGTCATTTCTCTCACCTCCCTTCTTCAATATCTCAGCGAAGCACAGATAGCATCCCTGTGGCACCTGTCAGGGGGCCGTGAGCATATCGCTGAAGTGTCGGACTTTGCGAAGCATTTTGTATGCCGTGTCGCGATCACTGCATAAGCCCAACAGGGCGGCTTCGACTTCGTTTGGATGTAAATATTGCATCAAGTGAAGGCCCAGGCCTTCAATAAGGGACATATCTTGCCCCAAAAACGAAATGCGCGGCAACGGACCTTGCACGCTTCCCAAATAGTTAAATCCTTTAGACATACTTTTCGGCACACCGGATGCATCACAACCCTGTGTAAAACTCACAGTTATTGGTATCGGGCAGGCGGGGGCATCGCGTTTGATCCGCAAATTTTCAAACAGTGTCATATGCTGCTGCGCCATACAATCCCAGGAAAAATTCAGTGCGCGTTTGCGAGCACGCTCTCCTAATTTCTCCCGCTCCGTCTTGCTATTCAACAAATCGCGCACAGCATCTGAAATCACCTCAGGAGCGATATAACCCGTCACATTCAATGGCTCATCTTCAAACCGCTCAATCTCAATCAACCGTCCACAACTGCCCAACAACTCTGGCGCACCCGCAAAATTGGTCGCCACAACCGGAAGACCACACGCCATGCCCTCTATCACAGTGGAGGGACACGACTCATACGAATACACCGACAACGCGCACAACACATCGAGCATATTGTAATACAGCGGCATATCCGTATAGGGTTGCGCGCCCAAAAAAATCACATTGGGCGCATGTGTCACAGGTGCGAACTGCTTGCCAATCACCGCAAACAACACGTTGGGATTCAGATCGGCCATGCGCAAAAACGGATAGGCCCCCTTGCCCGGCTCAAACCGCCCGCAAAAACCAACCACTGGCATCTCCAGAAAACGTTGATCACCCGTCTTATCTACTATCTCTTTGCGCGCTTGCAACTTATCCATTGGCACAAACACCTCGGCATCTACCCCATTGGTAATCGCATGTAAATACGATCGGTCAAACACTATCTTGCCCACTTCGTCAGCGGTGTATGCCGACTTGGGCGACAGGGCATCATAAGGCCGCAACAGCGAATAACATTGAAGCACCTTGTCTATAAAGTCGCGATTGCGTCCAAAAGAACACGACAGCCGAATCAAAATGGGTGCGGGACACACATGGCGAAAAAATGCCAGGTCATCTGCTTTGGGCTCAAACATCAACACACCATCAAAATCCTGCCGCACAAACCACTGGCGAGACGCATCAATCGTCTCATAAGCTGGTCGAATACCGTGCAAATTCGGACCATAATCCACAGCGTCAGACGCTGGCATATACACATCGCAATACTTCGATAACGCCTGCACATGGTTAAATCCTGATAGGGATGCCCCGCTGCTGGATTGAACTACTTTTTCGGGATCGCGATATGGGTGTGGTACGTAAAGTTTCATTTTTTGCCTCATTTCAGCGATTCTATAAATTCTCGCGTTTGCTCGGCACCACCCAAGGATAGATCGTGTTCGGACACAGAACGTCCGAGCATTGCGCCAATAGCTTTTGCCATCTTTCCCGCACCTATTTGATCGGGATGTATCACCCCTGCAATACCCAACTCCATCAACTGCTGTGCGCGAAATTCCTGATCATCCATCGCAATGCTCGGCACCAGAATCGATGGCACTTGTGTCTCAAGCACATTCATACAGGTATTGTATCCCGCCCGGCTAATCGATAAATCCGCGTGTTTCATATAGGCCAAAAAATTGGACGTAAAGCGTTCAATGCGAAACGGACCATCACCGCACAACCCGCACAAAGCCTCAAAATGCTTTTCATCTATAAACGCACCAGCGAAAATCACCATCTCGCGCCCATCGTGCGCAGCGTCTCGCTCCAATTGTTTCCACGCTTCAATACACGGCGCAACAAGCGCAAGTCCCTCAGCCCCACCGCCAGCACTGACCAGCACATACCGATCAGGCGCACCACCAGGCCGAGATGCGTTTTCGAGTTTCTCAGAAACAAACCCCGTATAAACCACGGGAATACCGATATCAGCAGTCCAGGGAAAGTGATCTTCCAACCGGGACAATTTGGAATCGCCATGCACCAGTACCGCATCGAAATACTGATTCAACACGGGCACAACCTCCTCGTAATACCGCCGATTAAAAACCAAATACTCGTGATGTATCCCACCAAAAGGCACCGAATAAAACCGCATCGCGTCCCCATCGCGTCTCTGGACAGGTGTGACAGCCGGTTGCAACACATTGCTTTTTGCCCGCGTTGGAATATCGCGCAGTGAACACAGCACCTTCGCACCGGGATTGATCTCATTGAGTCTGGCTATTGTATTGAGGATCTCGCTCTTGAGAGACCACCGGGAAAAAGGAAAAAACTCAACACAAAACACATCGGGGCGAATCTGTTCCATCGCTTCGGAAAGCCTGGCCTGACGCTCGCGCATCACAGCCTGCAAATCGCGTTCCTTATCAACAGACTCAATGCCCTGTGTGCCCGTGCGAAGGGGCGGCAGGGGAATACGCACCACCCGTTCATCAAGGTCAGCCTCGGGAATTGGTCGTCCGCCATCGATGAAAAACACATTGCATGTTTTGACCAGTTCATTGACAATCTGTCGATTGCGGAAATGGTGCCCAACGCCAATGAGGTGCTGGCTGTAAAATGCAACGCGTGTGCGGGTTTTTGCTTGTTGATTAATACATTCCATACGGGCAGGGCAAACGGCTATCGCGGCCTCATAGATCCCGCGATAGCGTTCCACAACCTGCCTCCATGTGCGCTCTGACCGCACCCATTCGCTGCCCCTTTGTCCCAGTTGCATCCGCAACGCGGGATTCTCAATGAGTTCGGCACATGTCTGCGTAAGACTCTCGACATTATCTGCCACAAAAACGCGCCCAGTTTCACCATCTATAACCACCTCCTTGAGTGCGGCCACATCACTGACGACAACGGCTTTTTCCATCGCCATTGCCTCATAAGGCTTCATCGGCGTGACCAGTTCGGTAACGCGGCTACGCGTACGCGGAATAACAAAAACATCTAACATCGCGTAATAGGCAGCAATTTGGTCGTGCGGTATTTCACCCGTAAAAATCACCACATCCGCCAGACCGCGTTCCTGTGCTTCGCGCTGCAATGCTGGCAAGTCTCGTCCACCCCCCACAATCAACACTTTGAGATTGGCATACTGCCCGCGAAGAACCTCACACGCCTGCAACAACAACCGCAATCCCTCCAGTGAC
Encoded here:
- a CDS encoding class IIb bacteriocin, lactobin A/cerein 7B family, with translation MTQTLVNRMTTNPSQAFAACPALSINHEDLDRQTMTEVSGGVPPIVVAIAVGAAAGAIGGVVAVVVTNPQQAVEAADWYGDRVSEGYDAVEGFVEDVVDDFVEGLVNISVGDGW
- a CDS encoding glycosyltransferase family 4 protein, giving the protein MRQKMKLYVPHPYRDPEKVVQSSSGASLSGFNHVQALSKYCDVYMPASDAVDYGPNLHGIRPAYETIDASRQWFVRQDFDGVLMFEPKADDLAFFRHVCPAPILIRLSCSFGRNRDFIDKVLQCYSLLRPYDALSPKSAYTADEVGKIVFDRSYLHAITNGVDAEVFVPMDKLQARKEIVDKTGDQRFLEMPVVGFCGRFEPGKGAYPFLRMADLNPNVLFAVIGKQFAPVTHAPNVIFLGAQPYTDMPLYYNMLDVLCALSVYSYESCPSTVIEGMACGLPVVATNFAGAPELLGSCGRLIEIERFEDEPLNVTGYIAPEVISDAVRDLLNSKTEREKLGERARKRALNFSWDCMAQQHMTLFENLRIKRDAPACPIPITVSFTQGCDASGVPKSMSKGFNYLGSVQGPLPRISFLGQDMSLIEGLGLHLMQYLHPNEVEAALLGLCSDRDTAYKMLRKVRHFSDMLTAP
- a CDS encoding glycosyltransferase produces the protein MRQFENPMPIKILHILDVSLPHRQSGYSLRSQYIINTQKALGFDPVVLTRWGVSGQLVDGVEYINDVPYLRNTSEEYAIRLGERLGKTDTPQIYHTGQELHFRKRVARAVETEKPDVLHAASPGRNAQVAIDIGHHCGLSVVYEVRGLWHDSGVAQGMLASDSEAYRQQHAQHVNAMQRADAVVTLSEVLKAECIREGVDEEKIGVVPNGVAVEQYAPKNRSGELANDLGIEPEDVVLGYIGLVRSLEGLRLLLQACEVLRGQYANLKVLIVGGGRDLPALQREAQERGLADVVIFTGEIPHDQIAAYYAMLDVFVIPRTRSRVTELVTPMKPYEAMAMEKAVVVSDVAALKEVVIDGETGRVFVADNVESLTQTCAELIENPALRMQLGQRGSEWVRSERTWRQVVERYRGIYEAAIAVCPARMECINQQAKTRTRVAFYSQHLIGVGHHFRNRQIVNELVKTCNVFFIDGGRPIPEADLDERVVRIPLPPLRTGTQGIESVDKERDLQAVMRERQARLSEAMEQIRPDVFCVEFFPFSRWSLKSEILNTIARLNEINPGAKVLCSLRDIPTRAKSNVLQPAVTPVQRRDGDAMRFYSVPFGGIHHEYLVFNRRYYEEVVPVLNQYFDAVLVHGDSKLSRLEDHFPWTADIGIPVVYTGFVSEKLENASRPGGAPDRYVLVSAGGGAEGLALVAPCIEAWKQLERDAAHDGREMVIFAGAFIDEKHFEALCGLCGDGPFRIERFTSNFLAYMKHADLSISRAGYNTCMNVLETQVPSILVPSIAMDDQEFRAQQLMELGIAGVIHPDQIGAGKMAKAIGAMLGRSVSEHDLSLGGAEQTREFIESLK